The Pirellulales bacterium genome contains a region encoding:
- a CDS encoding cyclase family protein, whose protein sequence is MMQFDKMRIIDLSVALADNAPSEPLPARIHYVTHDDEGRQQMEQFFGIRPEDLVYSHGQGWAIEEIIAITHTGTHVDAPYHYGATSEGKPARHIDEVPLEWCFAPGVLLDMRHKDPGSFIEIEDLEKALTQIEHVLRPLDIVLLQTGADKRLDSPAYFAQPGLGREGTLWLVERGVRVIGIDAYTLDRPFASMVADYQRTGDGRYIWPAHFAGLTREYCQIEKLANLDQIPSPKGFYVSCLPVKIERASAGWCRAVALVPES, encoded by the coding sequence ATGATGCAATTCGACAAGATGCGGATCATCGATCTCAGCGTGGCCTTGGCCGATAACGCACCCAGCGAGCCGCTGCCGGCGCGGATCCATTACGTCACGCACGACGACGAAGGCCGGCAACAGATGGAGCAGTTCTTCGGCATCCGGCCGGAGGATCTCGTCTACTCGCACGGACAAGGCTGGGCGATCGAGGAAATTATCGCCATCACGCACACCGGCACGCACGTCGACGCCCCCTACCACTACGGCGCCACGAGCGAGGGGAAGCCGGCCCGGCACATCGACGAGGTCCCGCTCGAATGGTGCTTCGCGCCGGGCGTGTTGCTCGACATGCGACATAAGGATCCGGGCTCGTTCATCGAGATCGAGGATCTCGAAAAGGCGCTCACGCAGATCGAGCACGTGTTGCGGCCACTCGACATCGTGCTCTTACAGACCGGGGCCGATAAGCGGCTCGATTCGCCCGCCTACTTCGCGCAGCCCGGCTTGGGACGCGAAGGCACGCTGTGGCTGGTCGAGCGCGGCGTGCGCGTGATCGGCATCGACGCCTACACGCTCGACCGCCCTTTTGCTTCGATGGTGGCCGACTACCAGCGCACGGGCGATGGCCGCTACATCTGGCCCGCCCACTTCGCCGGACTGACGCGCGAATACTGCCAGATCGAAAAGCTGGCCAACCTCGATCAAATCCCCAGCCCCAAGGGGTTTTATGTCTCCTGCCTGCCGGTGAAGATCGAACGAGCCAGCGCCGGCTGGTGCCGCGCCGTGGCCTTGGTCCCAGAGTCGTAG
- a CDS encoding DUF1501 domain-containing protein: MNNKDHKFDFDQQLHRRTFLGRTSLGLGALGLASLAGSLPAIGVEANTASSVPGIAPDAAGLPHFAPRIKRVIFLCMAGGPSHFETFDPKPQLAEMHGQPMPESFTAGQPIAQLQGQKLNCQAPLYKFNRSGKSGLEISEVLPHIGSVADDLCIIRSMHTDQINHDPAHTVMNTGTSISGRPSMGAWITYGLGSVAADLPGFVVLTSTSKDGRSPQPIAARQWHSGFLPSRYQGVAFHSHGDAVHYLGNPPGVTMADQGRLVGTVSKLDALRNELLANPEVETRIAQYELAFRMQASVPGLMDVADEPQHVLDLYGAKGADGSFAYNCLLARRLAERGVRFIQLYHRDWDHHNDLTKYMRICARDCDQPTAGLIADLKQRGMLDETLIVWGGEFGRTPMAQTNKGGVGRDHHMRAFSMFLAGGGVRGGITYGATDDLGYHAVENKVHVNDLHATMLHLLGVDHTRLTYRYQGRDFRLTDVAGEVVREILA, translated from the coding sequence ATGAATAATAAAGACCACAAATTCGACTTCGACCAGCAGCTTCATCGACGAACCTTTCTCGGCCGGACTTCGCTGGGGCTGGGGGCTCTCGGCCTGGCCTCTCTCGCTGGCAGCTTGCCTGCGATTGGCGTTGAAGCGAACACCGCGTCGAGCGTGCCGGGCATTGCTCCCGATGCGGCCGGGCTGCCTCACTTCGCGCCGCGCATCAAGCGGGTGATCTTTCTCTGCATGGCGGGGGGGCCGTCCCACTTCGAGACCTTCGACCCGAAGCCGCAACTGGCCGAGATGCACGGGCAACCGATGCCCGAGTCCTTCACCGCCGGCCAACCCATTGCACAACTGCAGGGGCAGAAGCTCAACTGCCAGGCACCGCTCTATAAGTTCAACCGCTCGGGCAAGTCGGGGCTCGAGATCAGCGAGGTGCTGCCTCACATCGGCAGCGTGGCCGATGATCTCTGCATCATCCGCTCGATGCACACCGACCAGATCAACCACGATCCCGCGCACACGGTGATGAACACGGGCACGTCGATCTCGGGGCGGCCGAGCATGGGCGCGTGGATCACGTACGGGCTGGGAAGCGTGGCCGCCGACCTGCCCGGCTTTGTCGTCCTGACCAGCACGAGCAAGGATGGCCGCAGTCCGCAGCCGATCGCCGCGCGGCAGTGGCATAGCGGCTTCTTGCCCAGCCGTTATCAAGGCGTGGCCTTCCACTCGCACGGCGACGCCGTTCACTACCTGGGCAATCCGCCGGGCGTGACGATGGCCGATCAAGGTCGGCTGGTCGGCACCGTGAGCAAGCTCGACGCGCTACGCAACGAGTTGCTGGCCAACCCGGAGGTGGAGACGCGCATCGCACAGTACGAGCTCGCCTTTCGCATGCAGGCGAGCGTGCCCGGGCTGATGGACGTGGCCGACGAGCCGCAACATGTACTCGACCTGTACGGGGCGAAGGGGGCGGATGGCTCGTTCGCGTACAACTGCCTGCTCGCGCGGCGACTGGCGGAACGCGGCGTGCGGTTCATCCAGCTCTATCACCGCGACTGGGACCACCACAACGATCTGACGAAGTACATGCGGATCTGTGCCCGGGATTGCGACCAGCCGACGGCCGGGCTGATCGCCGATCTCAAGCAGCGCGGCATGCTCGACGAGACGTTGATCGTCTGGGGAGGGGAGTTCGGCCGCACGCCGATGGCGCAGACGAACAAGGGAGGCGTCGGCCGCGACCACCACATGCGGGCCTTCAGCATGTTCCTCGCCGGGGGTGGCGTCCGCGGCGGCATCACCTACGGAGCCACCGACGACCTGGGCTATCACGCCGTGGAGAACAAGGTCCACGTCAACGACCTGCACGCCACGATGCTGCACCTGCTGGGCGTCGATCACACGCGATTGACGTATCGCTATCAGGGACGGGATTTCCGGCTGACCGACGTGGCTGGGGAAGTGGTGCGGGAAATTTTGGCGTAG